A genomic stretch from Fibrobacter sp. UWB13 includes:
- a CDS encoding glycoside hydrolase family 9 protein has protein sequence MRKHLVAALAFAVPTMAIPLVNQLGFAPESEKTVVIPGNDANPLEVRDMAGNTVLTLEAPMVYDWDYSGEEVQTYDISSIKKPGTYRLYRDGYIGNPVVIGENVYEDLTKAALKWFYYQRAGMALDTRYAGKWARAAGHIDDSVTVYGTDLPTATVVAQSKGKPAPKKADPKIIKSQRGWYDAGDYGKYIVNSGITVFTLLELYEHFPAFMDTLQWNIPREFPKMPSLLEEIRWNLDWMLSMQDKDGAVYHKLTSLKFGSSTMPEIDGAKRYAIEKSLTATLDFAAVMAQASRVYAPFDKAFADRMLKASGAAYYWAKHNPKALYKQPSDVQTGDYTYGGEDGKDEFAFAATELFRATKKKNYLNDLSAYKIRSDGPWWGDVNMLAVYHVALDSADFGAKLGGAARKALLAAANELRAVGDTSAYRLPALPSSWNWGSNSAMANNGIVLLHAYYITGDKSYLDGAQQCLDYLLGKNPIEMTYVTGFGYRSPRNPHHRVSESDFVDDPVPGMLVGGPHLGKQDINLDGKELWKCPNYAVADKPALAYIDNRCSYATNEVAINWNAPLAYLAGALQAIYVGHANAVVK, from the coding sequence ATGCGTAAACATCTAGTAGCTGCGTTAGCGTTTGCTGTGCCGACAATGGCTATCCCCCTGGTGAACCAGCTTGGCTTTGCCCCCGAATCCGAAAAGACGGTCGTCATTCCCGGTAACGATGCGAACCCGCTCGAAGTCCGTGACATGGCGGGCAACACGGTGCTTACGCTCGAAGCTCCGATGGTTTACGATTGGGACTATAGTGGCGAAGAAGTCCAGACCTATGATATTTCTTCGATCAAGAAACCGGGTACGTACCGCCTGTACAGAGACGGCTATATCGGTAATCCGGTCGTGATAGGCGAGAATGTTTACGAAGATTTGACAAAGGCCGCCCTCAAGTGGTTCTACTACCAGCGTGCAGGTATGGCTCTCGATACGCGCTATGCAGGCAAGTGGGCTCGTGCGGCAGGCCACATCGACGATAGCGTGACTGTTTACGGTACAGATTTGCCGACGGCGACGGTCGTTGCTCAGTCCAAGGGCAAGCCCGCTCCCAAGAAGGCCGACCCGAAGATTATCAAGTCGCAGCGTGGTTGGTACGATGCCGGTGACTATGGCAAGTACATCGTGAACTCGGGCATTACTGTGTTTACGCTCTTGGAACTTTATGAACACTTCCCGGCTTTCATGGATACGCTCCAGTGGAACATCCCGCGTGAATTTCCGAAGATGCCTTCACTCCTCGAAGAAATCCGCTGGAATCTGGACTGGATGCTTTCGATGCAGGACAAGGATGGTGCCGTTTATCACAAGCTCACGTCGCTCAAGTTTGGCTCTAGCACGATGCCTGAAATTGATGGCGCCAAGCGTTATGCGATTGAAAAGAGCTTGACTGCAACGCTTGACTTTGCTGCAGTGATGGCTCAGGCATCTCGCGTGTATGCTCCGTTCGACAAGGCTTTTGCAGACCGCATGCTCAAGGCTTCTGGTGCCGCCTATTACTGGGCTAAGCACAATCCGAAGGCTTTGTACAAGCAGCCTTCCGATGTGCAGACAGGTGACTATACGTATGGCGGCGAAGACGGCAAGGATGAATTTGCCTTTGCGGCAACAGAACTTTTCCGCGCCACAAAGAAGAAGAATTACCTCAACGACTTAAGCGCTTACAAGATCAGAAGCGATGGACCGTGGTGGGGCGATGTGAACATGCTCGCTGTTTACCATGTGGCTTTAGATTCTGCTGATTTTGGCGCAAAGCTCGGTGGTGCTGCTCGCAAGGCTTTGCTTGCCGCTGCAAACGAACTCCGTGCGGTTGGCGATACGAGCGCTTACAGACTCCCGGCTCTTCCGTCGAGCTGGAACTGGGGCAGTAACAGTGCCATGGCAAACAACGGAATCGTGTTGCTGCATGCTTATTACATCACGGGCGACAAGAGCTACTTGGATGGCGCCCAGCAGTGCCTCGATTACCTCTTGGGCAAGAACCCGATTGAAATGACGTACGTGACTGGCTTTGGCTACAGAAGCCCGCGCAACCCGCACCATCGCGTGAGCGAATCTGACTTTGTCGATGATCCGGTCCCGGGCATGCTCGTGGGCGGTCCGCACTTGGGCAAGCAGGACATCAACCTCGATGGCAAGGAACTTTGGAAGTGCCCGAACTACGCTGTTGCAGACAAGCCGGCACTTGCTTACATCGATAACCGCTGCAGCTATGCGACAAACGAAGTGGCCATCAACTGGAACGCTCCGCTTGCATATCTCGCTGGCGCCTTGCAGGCCATTTACGTAGGCCACGCCAATGCGGTTGTGAAGTAA